A region of Ornithodoros turicata isolate Travis chromosome 5, ASM3712646v1, whole genome shotgun sequence DNA encodes the following proteins:
- the LOC135395175 gene encoding uncharacterized protein LOC135395175, giving the protein MVAFWTPNLDPRTSFTPMHIQANASGSTGHLAPYDMWRPIMRPSNSMTSKSPSNGPWKLMTPDRLGSWKTVGAFPTFSTPQPTGVASLSSTWPDTVASPNDAHHGMVPVMVHVQNGAVPFKTMLLVGGKPGPHDRHVMPDNQVAMRHAPVPHLPIGQLVVNHSPVLPYGTKTGMMAPQPPQSYGQAPLPSPQMYVPYDAVREKAPSPPPYRPEPMQPSTTPLQRPSTYKQQNGPVPPEPSSYYNGPAPREPEPEYHFHASLPKMPVSPPISTHFEPPQPHRPPTAHPPTSYASVHDFSVPEPPSSYGPHLDVPTPTRPLSDGFVPEVPVPERPTSYAPRLKPQIPQRPSSYGPVPKAPSPVPESPVSYDAQPKSQVTHRASSYVSTSGTPAPDPPRSYALQPKSQVTHRTPSYGSVPKAPSPEPEPSRSHEPQPKSQVTQRASSYGSLPKALSQEPGPPRSYAPQPKPRQPEQPVSYGTAPEPLLSYKSKTRLRPSQRQSSYGTVPGGSLPPPAPPATNAHKFKSPPPNHPSSHGPAPSTVPGPPAVPFPSTLDSVPKLSSSELPDPRTSVVQRQSSYGTVPGGSPPPPAPPATNVHKFRSPSPNHPSSYGLAPSTVPHPPAVAFPSTLDSVPKLPSSELPDPRTTIVQYPAPPRPRHQRLLYKKVVPHQPEPAPKRTQVYLGLIP; this is encoded by the coding sequence ATGGTTGCCTTCTGGACTCCCAATCTAGATCCAAGAACTTCATTTACGCCAATGCACATTCAGGCAAATGCTTCGGGGTCGACGGGTCATCTTGCTCCTTACGACATGTGGAGGCCGATCATGAGGCCTTCAAACAGCATGACGTCAAAGTCTCCATCAAATGGTCCGTGGAAACTAATGACTCCTGACAGGCTCGGATCGTGGAAGACCGTTGGAGCGTTTCCAACTTTCTCGACACCCCAGCCAACTGGAGTGGCCTCATTATCAAGTACGTGGCCCGATACCGTAGCTTCTCCCAATGATGCACATCACGGCATGGTTCCAGTCATGGTGCATGTTCAAAATGGCGCTGTACCATTTAAAACAATGTTGCTTGTGGGCGGAAAACCTGGTCCGCATGACAGACACGTGATGCCAGATAATCAGGTTGCAATGCGCCACGCCCCAGTACCCCATCTCCCTATAGGCCAACTAGTAGTAAACCACTCCCCAGTACTGCCATATGGGACAAAGACAGGGATGATGGCACCACAACCGCCACAGTCTTACGGGCAAGCACCGCTACCGTCGCCACAGATGTATGTACCTTATGACGCCGTGCGTGAGAAAGCACCTTCTCCGCCACCTTATAGACCAGAACCAATGCAGCCCTCCACAACACCATTACAGCGCCCGTCAACGTATAAACAGCAGAATGGCCCTGTGCCTCCTGAACCGTCGTCGTACTATAACGGGCCTGCACCCCGAGAACCTGAACCGGAGTATCATTTTCATGCTTCGTTACCCAAAATGCCTGTTTCTCCACCAATATCCACTCATTTTGAGCCGCCTCAACCGCACAGGCCGCCGACAGCTCATCCTCCAACTTCCTACGCATCCGTGCACGATTTCTCAGTGCCTGAGCCTCCGTCATCATACGGACCACACCTTGATGTGCCAACCCCAACACGTCCATTATCAGATGGATTCGTACCTGAGGTGCCAGTGCCCGAACGTCCTACGTCTTACGCACCACGACTTAAGCCGCAGATACCGCAAAGGCCATCGTCGTACGGACCCGTGCCTAAAGCCCCATCACCAGTGCCTGAATCACCTGTATCTTATGACGCACAACCTAAGTCACAGGTAACCCACCGTGCATCATCTTACGTATCTACGTCTGGAACCCCAGCGCCCGATCCACCTAGATCTTACGCACTACAACCAAAGTCGCAGGTTACTCACCGTACGCCCTCCTACGGATCCGTGCCCAAAGCCCCATCGCCAGAACCCGAACCATCTAGGTCTCACGAACCACAACCAAAGTCTCAGGTAACCCAGCGTGCATCCTCCTACGGATCCCTGCCTAAGGCACTATCGCAGGAGCCTGGACCGCCTAGATCTTATGCACCACAACCTAAGCCGCGCCAACCAGAGCAACCAGTGTCCTACGGAACGGCACCTGAACCTCTGTTATCTTACAAATCAAAAACTAGACTACGACCCTCCCAACGCCAATCGTCGTACGGGACAGTGCCTGGAGGATCACTGCCACCCCCTGCGCCACCAGCAACAAATGCACATAAATTTAAATCACCCCCACCTAACCATCCATCGTCTCATGGACCAGCACCCAGCACTGTGCCCGGTCCACCAGCAGTTCCATTTCCCTCGACACTCGACTCAGTTCCCAAACTCTCGTCTTCTGAATTACCGGATCCCAGGACTAGTGTTGTGCAACGCCAATCGTCGTATGGGACAGTGCCCGGAGGATCGCCGCCACCTCCTGCGCCACCAGCAACAAATGTACATAAATTTAGATCACCCTCGCCGAACCATCCATCGTCTTACGGACTAGCACCCAGCACTGTGCCCCATCCGCCAGCAGTTGCATTTCCCTCGACACTCGACTCAGTTCCCAAACTCCCGTCTTCTGAATTACCGGATCCCAGGACTACTATTGTGCAGTATCCCGCACCTCCGCGACCAAGACACCAAAGACTTCTGTACAAAAAGGTAGTGCCCCATCAGCCGGAACCAGCACCAAAAAGAACCCAAGTTTATTTGGGATTGATTCCTTGA